From the Clupea harengus unplaced genomic scaffold, Ch_v2.0.2, whole genome shotgun sequence genome, the window TTCAGGGTCTAGATCTTCCTCTCGTAGCTCCGCCCACTCAGCATCTGGTTGGCTGGCCTCACCGCGGGGTCCGCCCTTAACGCGCCTCTCCTCTGTATGCGAATCCTCACCAGCCTAAGAGGAGAAAACAGCTTATTGCAGCTAAATAACTAATGCTAACCCTAATgacagcatagcagctaaataACTAATGCTAACCCTAAAgacagcatagcagctaaataACTAATGCTAACCTTCTgacagcatagcagctaaataACTAACGCTAACCCTACTgacagcatagcagctaaataACTAATGCTAACCTTCTGACAGCATAGCAGATCAATAACTAATGCTGACCCTAATgacagcatagcagctaaataACTAATGCTAACCCTCTgacagcatagcagctaaataACTAACGCTAACCAAAACCCTATTCATAGCATAGCAGCTAAATAACTAATGCTAACCTTCTgacagcatagcagctaaataACTAATGCTAACCCTCTgacagcatagcagctaaataACTAACGCTAACCAAAACCCTATTCATAGCATAGCAGCTAAATAACTAATGCTAACCTTCTgacagcatagcagctaaataACTAATGCTAACCAAAACCCTATTGATAGCATAGcacagacctgggcaaagtgcggcccaagggcaatttgcggccctttggctgtccctgtgcgaggtcaattgtaaattaggaatcaaaacgtaaaacctgtacttattatacagctcttcacaatgttccaaaaagtacctttgatttgaatgggccatcccaacgttcgcaggtctgtaatttctttatattcactgctgcgaaaaatgtatgactgctgtcattggcaacgggttttgtgcttataattcacatctttcatatcattccgcaacgcaagtagtccggtcatttaacgtaactgaaaatcattgaaacttgaagtcagaaggtgggttgcttcgcatttgcgtgaagaactaaacggcaacaaaatcattaaaaagaggtattttggagaaatgtcttctattgttttggcaagtaaccgtataataagcgggatgttttttttatttccgtaggcctacattcgtgcgtcactgcgaccatttgcgctgataaaaattgatattactattaatttgtatactattgcattgcaagcttactctcgtgtgtgtgtgtgtgtgccatgtgtatcgatcgtctgggaacacctttaatactgcaaaaacatgctcattttcaaaatcgttttggtgaatgttgattaaataatgttgccgtttttactatgcctgcaccaattttttttgatagcctaaatgtaacatctactcttaccagtagcagttattcaaaaccatacaatgtaatgttttttttataaagagatacaacttatattgagcagaattgagttcagcctattggtccggccctttcccttggggaaatgaattgcccacccctggcATAGCAGCTAAATTACTAACACTAAGCAAAACCCTATTGATAGCATAGCAGCTAAATTACTAACACTAACCCAATTCCCAACATACAGATAAATAACAAATGCTAACCAACTTCCAGCAAAGAGCTAAATTACCAGAGCTGACTCAGTTATAAGCACCTTCAACCAACTCCCGTTAAACACTCAGGTTAAATAACACCTGCTCCGCCAATGACTGGTCTCACCTTCTCTAAATGACTGGCTGTTGTAGAACTCTCTGTGGCATCTCCACTTCTGTCatttgaggatgatgatgacgaagaCAGCTTCGACTGGTCTTCACCCTTGTGTCGACTCCCACCGTGGCTTTTCTCAGGACTGTCACTATGGCAACAATAGAGGGATTGGTCACAAAGTAATTTCTGTCGCCTGCTGACTCATTTCCCACCAATACTAGATGCAGTGTCgtcgtacccccccccccccccccacacacacacacacacacacacacacacacatttgtaaggGATttctgtgttaaacaaagctTCTGGAAAAGAGTTTGGAAAGTAGTAATCTAGATCATCTGAagtcagagagcagaggagcttgtgaggttaggtttagggtcagagtgagggttagggtcagaggtcagaggtgaggggtgagggttagggtcagaggtgagggttagggtcagagtgagggtgagggttagggtcagagtgagggttagggtcagaggtcagaggtgagggttagggtcagagtgagggttagggtcagagtgagggttagggtcagaGGTGAGGGTCAGAGTCAGTCTTGTGAGGTGCGTCTCACCGCAGAGTGTGCTTGGGGTCGGCCAGCATGGTCACCCTGACCTTGGTGCCCAGGATCTTCAGCGGACGGTCATAGTAGTACTTAACCATCAGACGAGCATCCTCACGGTCAACCATTTCAATATGGGCCTGCAAGGTTTGGCGGGGCAACACACAAATCAGCAGATGCAGCAGCGGATCagaaccacacgcacacacagcagatcacaaccacacacacacacacacacacacacacagcagatcacaaccacacacacacacacacagcagcgaatcacaaccacaaacacacacacatcaatcccCTAACCCTTaactctcaccctcacccctcacctctGAGCCGCTGAACTTGGAACGCCGCACTTCTCCAAACATCCTGACGACTTCTAGAACCTTCTCCTGTGTGTCCTTCTGGTCCGGCAGCCGAGAGAAGAGAGCGGTTCCGCACTTGGACGTCCTGGACTGGCTCCTGGCGTCCTCTCCCCCTGGGATCTGGACACAACGCCACACATTTAACTCAAAGCTTTTCAAAGAGAACTGCTGCAACACTTACTATTAGCGTTGGGGGTTAGCCTAGCCACTTACTATTAGGGTTGGGTTTAGCCTAGCCActtaccgtattttccggactataagccgctacttttttcccacgctttgaacctcgcggcttaaacaacgatgcggctaatttatggattatgatacctgtgactgtatacggtggctttgtgtttacggtggctttgtggagctaggatgctagcatggatgcagccgcatggatgcttagctccacgcgatttctcagtatctctcaataacttaactaatgtcaaaataaccacagtctaccagcgtagacagaacacaactcaaaacagtttacaacaatacaaatccagtcttcaagttctttagctcactggtttcaaactagcgtctgtcttcaatctaacgttctagcttctgattgactcttgcgactgtgcgctcttaaagcaacagtgcacttatctaactggcaaaactaactattgtattagttttgatattcattttagcctgtgtaaagttaatttgtttcaatgttgcggtaggcacctgcggcttatagacatgtgcggcttatttatgttaaaaataattatttttaaaaaatttagtgcgtgaggcttatattcaggtgcgctcaatagtccggaaattacggtactatTAGAGTTGGGCTTAGCCTAGCCGCTTACTattagggttggggttagccTAGCCGCTTACTATCGGGGTTGGGGTTAGCCTAGCCGCTTACTATCGGGGTTGGGGTTAGCCTAGCCGCTTACTATCGGGGTTGGGGTTAGCCTAGCCGCTTACTATCGGGGTTGGGGTTAGCCTAGCCGCTTACTATCCGGGTTGGGGTTAGCCTAGCCGCTTACTATTCGGGTTGGGGTTAGCCTAGCCGCTTACTattagggttggggttagccTAGCCACTTACCATTAGGGTTGGGGTTAACCTAGCCGCTTACTATTGGGGTTAGCCTAGCCACTTACTACAAGGCAAATGGACAAACATCCCTTCACTGtcacacggacaaacacacatagatttaggcacacaggcacgcacgcacgcacacacacactacctgtatGCTGGCAACGGTAGGTGAGAGGTAGACGTAGATCTTGTGCTGCTTGGTGAAGTCCAACTTGTCGTAGAAATGAGACACCATGGCGTGAGCCTCAGTGTGCGAGTTGAACTCGAGAAAACCCTGGATGGATAgaacagatggatggatagaacagatggatggatggacgagTGCAAACACGTAGGCTAACGGTGTATTCAGCTTTGCATACAAGTTTTGAGAGTTTTAGAATAAAttatacacacagtcatacacacacacacacacacacaaacacaccttggAGGGGAAGACCAGATGTTTGACCACTGTTCCAAATGGTTCTGCCAGTTCTAATAAGTCTCTCACGGTTACAGAACCCAGAGGGAACTTGGTCACCACCACTCTGGTTCTAGGGACCGGGCGCTGGAGAGgctag encodes:
- the LOC122132593 gene encoding uncharacterized protein LOC122132593 — its product is MPKPKRVLSGPLKPLQRPVPRTRVVVTKFPLGSVTVRDLLELAEPFGTVVKHLVFPSKGFLEFNSHTEAHAMVSHFYDKLDFTKQHKIYVYLSPTVASIQIPGGEDARSQSRTSKCGTALFSRLPDQKDTQEKVLEVVRMFGEVRRSKFSGSEAHIEMVDREDARLMVKYYYDRPLKILGTKVRVTMLADPKHTLRDSPEKSHGGSRHKGEDQSKLSSSSSSSNDRSGDATESSTTASHLEKAGEDSHTEERRVKGGPRGEASQPDAEWAELREEDLDPEDVEEMELGDEDDGGDGERGNEEDGIPVEDERGLLEEGDEGIEEGAAPSENPTLDSARTANPEQASGDEDNQEDVEISDFPDNLDDFVTLDELDSGTDMLETNEFQGGKVVLIRPVKGYPPEEALRKLATPFGKVVNHTISRYRQE